The following are from one region of the Stenotrophomonas lactitubi genome:
- the hemP gene encoding hemin uptake protein HemP encodes MNAQPVLLRPETLTLRDRPVRVVPPEEVIDSEALLKGRREILIQHGDRFYRLRHTSNDKLILTK; translated from the coding sequence ATGAATGCTCAACCTGTACTGCTGCGCCCCGAAACGCTGACCCTCCGCGACCGCCCGGTTCGTGTCGTGCCGCCGGAAGAGGTCATCGACAGCGAAGCCCTGCTCAAGGGCCGTCGTGAAATCCTGATCCAGCACGGTGACCGTTTCTACCGGCTGCGTCATACCAGCAACGACAAGCTGATCCTGACCAAGTAA
- the metK gene encoding methionine adenosyltransferase, producing MSSYLFTSESVSEGHPDKVADQISDAVLDAILTQDQRARVACETMVKTGVAIVAGEITTSAWIDLEALTRKVIVDIGYDSSEVGFDGATCGVLNLIGKQSPHIAQGVDRKKPEEMGAGDQGLMFGYATNETDSYMPAAIHLSHRLVEQQAKIRKKRNSPLSWLRPDAKSQVTLRYENGVVSAIDAVVLSTQHAPGIKQKDLIEAVREEIIKPVLPAKWLHKGTKFHINPTGKFEIGGPVGDCGLTGRKIIVDTYGGWARHGGGAFSGKDPSKVDRSAAYAARYVAKNVVAAGLADRCEVQVSYAIGVAEPTSISVTTFGTGKISDDKIEKLIRKHFDLRPYGIIKMLDLIHPMYQQTAAYGHFGRKPKEFSYINGEGETVNATAFSWEKTDRAAALRADAKLK from the coding sequence ATGTCCAGCTACCTCTTCACCTCCGAGTCGGTCTCTGAAGGCCATCCGGACAAGGTTGCCGACCAGATCTCCGATGCGGTGCTGGACGCGATCCTGACCCAGGACCAGCGCGCCCGTGTGGCCTGCGAGACCATGGTCAAGACCGGCGTTGCCATCGTTGCCGGCGAGATCACCACCAGCGCCTGGATCGACCTGGAAGCGCTGACCCGCAAGGTCATCGTGGACATCGGCTATGACAGCTCCGAAGTCGGCTTCGACGGCGCCACCTGCGGCGTGCTGAACCTGATCGGCAAGCAGTCCCCGCACATCGCCCAGGGCGTTGACCGCAAGAAGCCGGAAGAAATGGGCGCTGGCGACCAGGGCCTGATGTTCGGCTATGCCACCAACGAAACCGACAGCTACATGCCGGCGGCGATCCACCTGTCGCACCGCCTGGTCGAGCAGCAGGCCAAGATCCGCAAGAAGCGCAACTCGCCGCTGTCCTGGCTGCGTCCGGATGCCAAGAGCCAGGTCACCCTGCGCTATGAAAACGGCGTGGTCTCGGCCATCGACGCGGTGGTCCTGTCGACCCAGCACGCCCCGGGCATCAAGCAGAAGGACCTCATCGAGGCCGTCCGCGAAGAGATCATCAAGCCGGTGCTGCCGGCCAAGTGGCTGCACAAGGGCACCAAGTTCCACATCAACCCGACCGGCAAGTTCGAGATCGGCGGCCCGGTGGGCGACTGCGGTCTGACCGGCCGCAAGATCATCGTCGACACCTACGGCGGCTGGGCCCGTCACGGTGGTGGCGCGTTCTCCGGCAAGGATCCGTCCAAGGTCGACCGTTCGGCCGCCTACGCTGCCCGCTACGTTGCCAAGAACGTGGTTGCCGCCGGCCTGGCCGACCGTTGCGAAGTGCAGGTCTCCTACGCCATCGGCGTGGCTGAGCCGACCTCGATCTCGGTCACCACCTTCGGCACCGGCAAGATCAGCGACGACAAGATCGAGAAGCTGATCCGCAAGCACTTCGACCTGCGCCCGTACGGCATCATCAAGATGCTGGACCTGATCCACCCGATGTACCAGCAGACCGCGGCCTACGGCCACTTCGGCCGCAAGCCGAAGGAGTTCAGCTACATCAACGGCGAAGGCGAGACCGTCAACGCCACGGCCTTCTCCTGGGAGAAGACCGATCGCGCCGCCGCCCTGCGCGCCGATGCGAAGCTGAAGTAA
- the dusB gene encoding tRNA dihydrouridine synthase DusB produces MQIGPYSIAPNVVLAPMAGVTDKPFRLLCKRLGAGLAASEMTISDPRFWNTRKSIHRMDHAGEPAPISVQIAGTEPQQLAEAARYNVDHGAQIIDINMGCPAKKVCNAWAGSALMRDEQLVARILEAVVNAVDVPVTLKIRTGWDCDHRNGPVIARIAEASGIAALAVHGRTRDQHYTGQAEYATIGEIKAALRIPVIANGDIDSPQKAAFVLQQTGVDAVMIGRSAQGRPWIFREVAHYLATGEELPPPSLAEVRDILLGHLHALHDFYGEPQGVRIARKHLGWYAKDRPENAAFRAVVNRAEDPASQIALTTDYFDRLIAGEPAMSSAA; encoded by the coding sequence ATGCAGATCGGCCCGTACTCCATTGCCCCCAACGTCGTGCTTGCGCCCATGGCCGGCGTCACCGACAAGCCCTTCCGCCTGCTGTGCAAACGGCTGGGCGCGGGCCTGGCCGCCTCGGAAATGACCATCAGCGACCCGCGCTTCTGGAACACGCGCAAGTCGATCCACCGCATGGACCATGCCGGTGAACCCGCGCCGATCAGCGTGCAGATCGCCGGTACCGAGCCGCAGCAGCTGGCCGAGGCGGCGCGTTACAACGTCGACCATGGCGCGCAGATCATCGACATCAACATGGGCTGCCCGGCCAAGAAGGTGTGCAACGCCTGGGCGGGCTCTGCGCTGATGCGCGATGAGCAGCTGGTCGCGCGCATCCTGGAAGCGGTGGTCAACGCGGTGGACGTGCCGGTGACGCTGAAGATCCGCACCGGCTGGGATTGCGACCACCGCAATGGCCCGGTCATCGCCCGCATCGCCGAGGCCAGTGGCATCGCCGCCCTGGCCGTGCACGGCCGTACCCGCGACCAGCACTACACCGGCCAGGCCGAGTACGCCACGATCGGCGAGATCAAAGCCGCATTGCGCATCCCGGTGATCGCCAACGGCGATATCGATTCGCCGCAGAAGGCCGCCTTCGTACTGCAGCAGACCGGCGTGGACGCGGTGATGATCGGCCGCTCCGCACAGGGCCGGCCGTGGATCTTCCGCGAGGTGGCGCACTACCTGGCCACCGGCGAGGAATTGCCGCCGCCGTCGCTGGCCGAAGTGCGCGACATCCTGCTCGGCCACCTGCACGCACTGCACGATTTCTATGGCGAACCGCAGGGCGTGCGCATCGCACGCAAGCACCTGGGCTGGTACGCCAAGGACCGGCCGGAGAATGCCGCGTTCCGCGCGGTAGTGAACCGTGCTGAAGATCCGGCCAGCCAGATCGCGCTGACCACCGACTATTTCGACCGCCTGATCGCCGGGGAACCGGCGATGTCTTCTGCTGCCTGA
- a CDS encoding lysophospholipid acyltransferase family protein — protein MQELEQRLQQRYPDWFHGRRGQLARPLLRSVGRWSRLDRIEEFLRRNANVRGFDFVAAGLDFIEGRYHVDSAALARIPATGRLLIVANHPSGALDALALLDAVGRIRRDVRIVANDLLGAIGPLQDLLLPVRILGGKVQRTSLQAVEQALAAEQCVIVFPAGEVSRLSLLGIRDGRWQRGFVRFARAAAAPVLPVRVEARNSALFYGASTLFKPAGTALLAREMFARRGRPLRLRIGEPMQLGQGDPGAQLLAVRRAVYALGRTTPVAEGCPAGPEPLAAPVPPAQVAAGIAAATVLGQTADGKQILLASCAADSPLLHELGRLRELTFRQVGEGTGRSRDLDDFDLHYQHIVIWDGTAQRIAGAYRIMRGAQALARRGLAGLYSASLFRYSDDAIPRIAEGLELGRSFVVPDYWGSRSLDYLWQGIGAYLQCQPGIRYLFGAVSISAALPRDAREQLVAYYQRYYGAADGRVQSNRPFQYFAAPPCFGELDAAAAFDVLKANLAALGTGVPTLYRQYTDLCEPGGARFLAFGVDPDFSDSIDGLIEVDLHAIRPHKRKRYLRDAGMPA, from the coding sequence ATGCAGGAACTCGAACAGCGTCTGCAGCAACGCTATCCCGACTGGTTCCATGGCCGTCGCGGCCAACTGGCCCGGCCCCTGCTGCGCAGCGTCGGACGCTGGTCGCGGCTGGACCGGATCGAGGAGTTCCTGCGCCGCAATGCCAACGTGCGCGGTTTCGACTTTGTCGCCGCCGGACTGGATTTCATCGAGGGCCGCTACCACGTGGACTCCGCCGCACTGGCGCGGATTCCGGCCACCGGCCGCCTGTTGATCGTGGCCAATCACCCTTCCGGTGCGCTGGATGCCTTGGCCCTGCTGGATGCAGTCGGCCGCATCCGCCGCGACGTACGCATCGTGGCCAACGATCTGCTGGGCGCGATCGGGCCGCTGCAGGACCTGCTGCTGCCGGTGCGCATCCTCGGTGGCAAGGTCCAGCGCACCAGCCTGCAGGCGGTGGAGCAGGCGCTGGCGGCCGAGCAGTGCGTGATCGTGTTCCCGGCCGGCGAGGTCTCGCGGTTGTCGCTGCTCGGCATCCGCGATGGTCGCTGGCAGCGGGGGTTTGTCCGCTTTGCCCGTGCCGCCGCCGCACCGGTGCTGCCGGTGCGGGTGGAAGCGCGCAACTCCGCGCTGTTCTACGGCGCTTCGACGCTGTTCAAGCCGGCCGGTACGGCATTGCTGGCACGCGAGATGTTCGCCCGCCGTGGCCGGCCACTGCGGCTGCGCATCGGCGAACCGATGCAGCTGGGGCAGGGTGACCCCGGCGCGCAGCTGCTGGCGGTGCGCCGCGCGGTGTACGCCCTGGGGCGCACTACGCCGGTCGCCGAAGGCTGCCCTGCTGGGCCCGAGCCGCTGGCCGCCCCGGTGCCGCCTGCACAGGTTGCCGCTGGGATTGCCGCTGCCACCGTGCTGGGGCAGACCGCCGATGGCAAACAGATCCTGCTGGCCAGCTGCGCGGCCGATTCGCCGTTGCTGCATGAGCTGGGGCGGCTGCGCGAACTGACCTTCCGCCAGGTGGGCGAGGGCACGGGGCGCAGTCGCGACCTGGACGACTTCGACCTGCACTACCAGCACATCGTGATCTGGGACGGCACCGCCCAGCGCATCGCCGGTGCCTACCGGATCATGCGTGGCGCGCAGGCGTTGGCACGCCGGGGCCTGGCCGGACTCTACAGTGCCTCCCTGTTCCGCTATTCCGACGATGCCATTCCACGCATTGCCGAAGGCCTGGAACTGGGCCGCAGCTTCGTGGTGCCCGATTACTGGGGCAGCCGCAGCCTGGATTACCTGTGGCAGGGCATCGGCGCCTATCTGCAATGCCAGCCCGGCATCCGTTATCTGTTCGGTGCGGTGTCGATCAGCGCCGCCTTGCCCCGCGATGCGCGCGAGCAGCTGGTGGCCTATTACCAGCGTTACTACGGCGCGGCCGATGGTCGGGTGCAATCGAACCGGCCGTTCCAGTACTTCGCCGCGCCACCGTGCTTCGGCGAACTGGATGCGGCGGCCGCCTTCGACGTGCTCAAAGCCAACCTCGCCGCGCTCGGCACCGGCGTGCCCACCTTGTACCGGCAGTACACCGACCTGTGCGAACCCGGCGGTGCTCGGTTCCTGGCGTTCGGCGTCGACCCGGATTTCAGCGACTCGATCGATGGCCTGATCGAAGTCGACCTGCACGCGATCCGGCCACACAAGCGCAAACGCTACCTGCGCGATGCGGGGATGCCGGCATGA
- a CDS encoding metal-dependent hydrolase — translation MDSLTQIVLGGAVAAAIAPPGHRRAALLAGAALGTLPDLDALWLGFAAADPVANMTDHRSFSHSLLVLPWVAALIWWLFMRFGKGRVAQSPVRWFWAIQLALVTHPVLDAFTVYGTQLWWPLQPHPAMGSSVFIIDPGYTVWLLLGCVLAWFGRARPWAGKALGVALLLSSAYLGWGLIAKAQVDRAAQQSLAAMGLGDAPRFSVPMPFNTLLWRVVAMTPNGYVVGDHSVVADHAPMRFEGHPSNVQALREAAGIPAVQRLQWFNRGFMRAQVVEGRLVLSDLRMGLEPDYTFNFAVAEQVDGQWRAIVPEQLRVDYSSPAARADAGRRLSAMWQRIWHEPEQ, via the coding sequence ATGGACTCATTGACCCAGATCGTTCTCGGCGGCGCTGTCGCTGCCGCCATCGCCCCGCCCGGACACCGCCGTGCCGCTCTGCTGGCCGGTGCCGCGCTCGGTACCCTGCCGGACCTGGATGCCCTGTGGCTGGGCTTTGCCGCCGCCGATCCGGTGGCGAACATGACCGACCACCGCAGTTTCAGCCATTCGCTGCTGGTGCTGCCGTGGGTAGCCGCGTTGATCTGGTGGTTGTTCATGCGCTTCGGCAAGGGCCGGGTGGCGCAGTCACCGGTGCGCTGGTTCTGGGCGATCCAGCTGGCGTTGGTCACCCACCCCGTGCTGGATGCCTTCACCGTCTACGGCACGCAGCTGTGGTGGCCGTTGCAGCCGCATCCAGCGATGGGCTCGAGTGTCTTCATCATTGATCCAGGCTACACGGTGTGGTTGCTGCTGGGCTGCGTGCTGGCCTGGTTCGGTCGGGCGCGGCCGTGGGCGGGCAAAGCGCTCGGCGTTGCCTTGCTGCTCAGCAGTGCGTACCTGGGCTGGGGGCTGATCGCCAAGGCACAGGTCGACCGTGCCGCGCAGCAGAGCCTGGCCGCGATGGGCCTGGGCGACGCGCCGCGGTTCTCGGTGCCGATGCCGTTCAATACCCTGCTGTGGCGGGTGGTGGCGATGACCCCGAATGGCTATGTGGTCGGTGACCACTCGGTGGTGGCCGACCACGCGCCGATGCGTTTCGAGGGGCATCCGTCCAACGTGCAGGCATTGCGCGAAGCAGCGGGAATTCCGGCAGTACAGCGTCTGCAGTGGTTCAACCGTGGCTTCATGCGCGCACAGGTGGTGGAGGGCCGGCTGGTGTTGAGCGACCTGCGCATGGGCCTGGAGCCGGACTACACCTTCAACTTCGCGGTGGCCGAGCAGGTTGACGGCCAGTGGCGCGCGATCGTGCCCGAGCAGCTGCGGGTGGACTACAGCAGCCCGGCCGCGCGTGCCGATGCCGGTCGCCGGTTGTCGGCCATGTGGCAGCGAATCTGGCACGAACCCGAACAGTAG
- a CDS encoding ribokinase — translation MSSSVVVVGSFNVDHVWRCESLPAPGATIAGRYSTGPGGKGFNQAVAACRAGADTSFLCALGDDAGGATARDLAAQDGFALIAEASSEPTGTAGIYVDARGRNTIVIGPGANAALSTDFVQQQQALLTGAKVVLVQLESPVQTIEAALAVAREAGVTTVLNAAPADAPSSIGLLKLADVITPNETEFAALLGRHVGERVDANDVAALDGASLHALCRKLVGNGTVVVTLGSVGVFVSHADEHLRGDTQPYYRVGAEQVQAIDTTGAGDAFNGALVASIAQVPEAPFARHVRFANQFAGRSTEKEGAAAAMPRFTPADAEVK, via the coding sequence ATGAGCAGCAGTGTCGTTGTCGTCGGTTCCTTCAATGTCGATCACGTGTGGCGGTGCGAGTCGCTGCCGGCACCGGGTGCGACCATTGCCGGCCGCTACAGCACCGGTCCGGGTGGCAAGGGCTTCAACCAGGCCGTTGCCGCCTGCCGTGCCGGCGCTGACACCAGCTTCCTGTGTGCGCTGGGCGACGACGCAGGTGGTGCCACTGCCCGTGACCTGGCCGCGCAGGATGGTTTCGCGCTGATCGCCGAAGCCAGCAGCGAGCCGACCGGCACCGCCGGCATCTATGTCGATGCCCGTGGCCGCAACACCATCGTCATCGGCCCGGGTGCCAACGCGGCGCTGAGCACCGACTTCGTGCAGCAACAGCAGGCCCTGCTGACCGGCGCCAAGGTGGTGCTGGTGCAGCTGGAATCGCCGGTGCAGACCATCGAAGCGGCGCTGGCCGTGGCCCGTGAGGCCGGTGTCACCACCGTTCTCAACGCCGCCCCGGCTGATGCCCCGTCGAGCATCGGCCTGCTCAAGCTGGCCGATGTGATCACCCCGAACGAGACCGAGTTCGCTGCCCTGCTCGGCCGTCATGTCGGTGAGCGTGTGGATGCCAACGACGTCGCCGCGCTCGATGGCGCCAGCCTGCATGCGCTGTGCCGCAAGCTGGTCGGCAACGGCACGGTAGTGGTGACCCTGGGTTCGGTGGGCGTGTTCGTGTCGCATGCCGACGAGCACCTGCGTGGTGACACCCAGCCGTACTACCGCGTGGGTGCCGAACAGGTGCAGGCGATCGACACCACCGGTGCCGGCGATGCCTTCAACGGTGCGCTGGTGGCCTCGATCGCCCAGGTGCCGGAGGCTCCGTTCGCCCGCCACGTGCGCTTCGCCAACCAGTTCGCCGGTCGTTCGACCGAGAAGGAAGGCGCGGCCGCGGCAATGCCGCGCTTCACCCCGGCCGACGCCGAAGTGAAGTAA
- a CDS encoding NupC/NupG family nucleoside CNT transporter codes for MVEGLGRIGFGLFGLAVLIGITWLFSNNKRAVDWKLVATGISLQIAFAALVILVPGGRDVFDALGQGFVKVLSFVNEGSSFIFGSLMDTKNYGFIFAFQVLPTIIFFSALMGVMYHLNVMQAIVRVMAWSITKVMRVSGAETTSVCASVFIGQTEAPLTVRPYIAKMTQSELLTMMIGGMAHIAGGVLAAYVGMLGGGDPVQQAFYAKHLLAASIMAAPATLVVAKLLIPETGTPLTRGTVKMEVEKTSSNIIDAAAAGAGDGLKLALNIGAMLLAFIALIALLNAPLTWLGEVTGLAAAIGKPTDLSTIFGYVLAPIAWVIGTPWADATTVGSLIGQKVVINEFVAYTELSRIVNGQVPGMSLSEEGRLIATYALCGFANFSSIAIQIGGIGGLAPERRHDLAKFGLRAVLGGTIATFMTATIAGVLTHFS; via the coding sequence ATGGTCGAAGGTTTGGGCAGGATCGGCTTCGGCCTGTTCGGTTTGGCGGTGCTGATCGGCATCACCTGGCTGTTTTCCAACAACAAGCGCGCGGTGGACTGGAAGCTGGTCGCCACCGGCATCTCCCTGCAGATCGCATTTGCGGCACTGGTGATCCTGGTACCGGGCGGGCGCGACGTGTTCGATGCGCTGGGCCAGGGCTTCGTGAAGGTGCTGAGCTTCGTCAACGAGGGTTCAAGCTTCATCTTCGGCTCGTTGATGGACACCAAGAACTACGGTTTCATCTTCGCCTTCCAGGTGCTGCCGACGATCATCTTCTTCTCGGCGCTGATGGGGGTCATGTACCACCTCAACGTCATGCAGGCGATCGTGCGGGTGATGGCCTGGTCGATCACCAAGGTGATGCGCGTGTCCGGTGCGGAAACCACCAGCGTCTGCGCCAGCGTGTTCATCGGCCAGACCGAGGCACCGCTGACGGTGCGTCCGTACATCGCCAAGATGACCCAGTCCGAGCTGCTGACGATGATGATCGGCGGCATGGCCCATATCGCCGGCGGCGTGCTTGCCGCGTACGTGGGCATGCTCGGCGGCGGCGATCCGGTGCAGCAGGCGTTCTACGCCAAGCATCTGCTGGCGGCCAGCATCATGGCGGCCCCGGCCACCCTGGTCGTGGCCAAGCTGCTGATTCCGGAAACCGGCACCCCGCTGACCCGCGGTACGGTCAAGATGGAAGTGGAGAAGACCTCCAGCAACATCATCGACGCGGCTGCTGCCGGTGCCGGTGATGGCCTGAAGCTGGCACTGAACATCGGTGCGATGCTGCTGGCCTTCATCGCCCTGATCGCGCTGCTCAATGCACCGCTGACCTGGCTCGGTGAAGTCACCGGCCTGGCGGCTGCGATCGGCAAGCCGACCGACCTGTCGACCATCTTCGGCTACGTGCTGGCACCGATCGCCTGGGTGATCGGCACCCCGTGGGCCGACGCCACCACCGTCGGTTCGCTGATCGGCCAGAAGGTCGTGATCAACGAGTTCGTCGCCTACACCGAACTGTCGCGTATCGTGAACGGCCAGGTTCCAGGCATGAGCCTGTCCGAAGAAGGTCGCCTGATCGCCACCTATGCCCTGTGCGGCTTCGCCAATTTCAGTTCGATTGCGATCCAGATCGGCGGCATCGGCGGTCTGGCACCGGAACGTCGCCACGATCTGGCCAAGTTCGGCCTGCGCGCGGTGCTGGGCGGTACCATCGCAACCTTCATGACGGCTACCATCGCCGGCGTGCTGACGCATTTCAGCTGA
- a CDS encoding UDP-2,3-diacylglucosamine diphosphatase, with amino-acid sequence MSTLANLAPHRRAVFVSDVHLGSRHCHATELARFLGTLRCERLYLVGDIIDLWWMAHRRANWRQSHSDVILALHALRRAGTEIIYIPGNHDASLRQVCGLMLPAMQVRRRAIHTTADGRRLLVAHGDDYDGVTHFGGLQERFGDWLYYRILTGNHLLNAVRRRLGMRYWSLSEFLKRQSSAAERYIERFVQAGLDDVRRRGLDGIVCGHIHRAALIERDGLVYANDGDWVESLTALAEDHDGALRLLDHNGQTLVELAGARLSQAA; translated from the coding sequence ATGAGCACGCTGGCGAACCTGGCACCGCATCGTCGCGCCGTGTTCGTCTCCGATGTGCATCTGGGGTCGCGGCATTGCCACGCCACCGAGCTTGCGCGTTTCCTCGGCACGCTGCGCTGCGAGCGCCTGTACCTGGTCGGCGACATCATCGACCTGTGGTGGATGGCACACCGGCGCGCCAACTGGCGGCAGTCGCACAGCGACGTCATTCTGGCCCTGCACGCGCTGCGGCGCGCCGGTACCGAGATCATCTACATCCCCGGCAACCACGACGCTTCGTTGCGCCAGGTGTGTGGCCTGATGCTGCCGGCGATGCAGGTGCGCCGCCGCGCGATCCACACCACGGCCGATGGCCGCCGGCTGCTGGTGGCGCATGGCGACGACTATGACGGTGTCACCCACTTCGGTGGCCTGCAGGAGCGGTTTGGCGACTGGCTGTACTACCGCATCCTCACCGGCAACCATCTGTTGAACGCGGTGCGGCGTCGACTCGGAATGCGCTACTGGTCGTTGTCCGAATTCCTGAAACGGCAGAGCAGTGCGGCCGAACGCTACATCGAGCGCTTCGTGCAGGCCGGTCTGGATGATGTGCGCCGGCGTGGCCTGGATGGCATCGTCTGCGGACACATCCACCGCGCCGCGCTGATCGAGCGTGACGGTCTGGTCTATGCCAATGACGGTGACTGGGTGGAGAGCCTGACCGCCCTGGCCGAGGACCACGACGGCGCGTTGCGGCTGCTGGACCACAACGGGCAGACACTGGTCGAGCTGGCGGGCGCGCGGTTGTCGCAGGCGGCGTGA
- a CDS encoding methyltransferase domain-containing protein, with product MTPPISSPTYLHGFSGTEQQRLMTQARLLESSIFGQIDYSGARRLLEVGSGVGAQTEILLRRFPELHVTGVDLSETQLETARENLARTPWCSDRYTLQQADAGELPFEARTFDAAFLCWVLEHVPSPARVLSEVRRVLAPGSPVYITEVMNASFLLDPYSPHIWRYWMAFNDFQYDHGGDPFVGAKLGNLLLAGGFRDVHTEIKTIHLDNREPARRKTMIAFWEQLLLSAADQLLQAGTVDEETVEGMRREFRLVQNDPNAVFFYSFVQGRATVY from the coding sequence ATGACCCCGCCGATTTCCTCCCCGACCTACCTGCACGGGTTCTCCGGCACCGAACAGCAGCGCCTGATGACGCAGGCGCGCCTGCTGGAATCGAGCATCTTCGGCCAGATCGATTACAGCGGCGCAAGGCGCCTGCTGGAAGTCGGCAGCGGCGTGGGTGCACAGACCGAGATCCTGCTGCGCCGCTTCCCCGAGCTGCACGTGACCGGCGTGGACCTGAGCGAGACCCAGCTGGAAACCGCACGCGAGAATCTGGCGCGCACGCCGTGGTGCAGCGACCGTTACACGCTGCAGCAGGCCGATGCCGGTGAACTGCCGTTCGAGGCGCGCACCTTCGATGCGGCCTTCCTGTGCTGGGTACTGGAACACGTGCCCTCGCCCGCGCGCGTGCTGAGTGAAGTACGCCGCGTACTCGCCCCGGGCTCGCCGGTGTACATCACCGAGGTGATGAATGCCTCGTTCCTGCTTGATCCGTATTCGCCGCACATCTGGCGCTACTGGATGGCCTTCAATGACTTCCAGTACGACCATGGCGGTGACCCGTTCGTCGGCGCCAAGCTGGGCAATCTGCTGCTGGCCGGCGGCTTCCGCGATGTGCACACCGAGATCAAGACCATCCACCTGGACAACCGCGAACCGGCACGTCGCAAGACGATGATCGCGTTCTGGGAACAGCTGCTGCTGTCGGCGGCCGATCAGCTGCTGCAGGCCGGCACGGTGGACGAAGAAACGGTGGAGGGCATGCGTCGCGAGTTCCGGCTGGTGCAGAACGATCCGAACGCGGTGTTCTTCTATTCGTTCGTGCAGGGCCGCGCAACGGTGTATTGA
- a CDS encoding aldo/keto reductase encodes MLYRRLGSTGLPMSALSFGAWVTFGDQVPRDEARNLVAAAWDHGINFFDNAEGYANGRAEQVMGDVIADLRLPRDGFCVSSKVFFGSAQDPRPTQRGLSRKHVTDACHAALKRLRVEYLDLYYCHRPDPDAPIAETVHAMDTLVRQGKVLYWGTSEWSANQIQEAVDIAARHNLQAPSMEQPQYNLLHRERVEVEYAPLYATAGLGTTIFSPLASGLLSGKYDDGVPADARLGREGMGWLQDLVLGDNADARLARVRRFSAVARDLGHAPASLAIAWCLRNPNVSSVILGASRVSQLLQNLQALDVLAQVDDAGWAQVEAVFA; translated from the coding sequence ATGCTCTACCGTCGCCTTGGCTCCACCGGCCTGCCGATGTCCGCCCTGTCCTTCGGCGCCTGGGTGACCTTCGGCGACCAGGTGCCACGCGATGAGGCGCGCAACCTGGTGGCGGCGGCCTGGGACCATGGCATCAACTTCTTCGACAACGCCGAGGGCTATGCCAACGGCCGCGCCGAGCAGGTGATGGGCGATGTGATTGCCGACCTGCGCCTGCCGCGCGATGGTTTCTGCGTGTCGAGCAAGGTGTTCTTCGGCAGTGCCCAGGACCCGCGGCCGACCCAGCGTGGCCTGTCGCGCAAGCATGTGACCGACGCCTGCCATGCTGCGCTCAAGCGCCTGCGGGTGGAGTACCTGGACCTTTATTACTGTCATCGTCCGGATCCGGACGCTCCGATCGCTGAAACGGTGCATGCCATGGACACCCTGGTCAGGCAGGGCAAGGTGCTGTACTGGGGCACGTCAGAATGGTCGGCCAACCAGATCCAGGAAGCGGTGGACATCGCCGCGCGCCACAACCTGCAGGCACCGTCGATGGAGCAGCCGCAGTACAACCTGCTGCATCGGGAGCGGGTGGAAGTGGAGTACGCGCCGCTGTATGCCACCGCCGGGCTGGGCACCACGATCTTCTCGCCGCTGGCCTCGGGCCTGCTGAGCGGCAAGTACGACGACGGCGTCCCGGCCGATGCACGCCTGGGACGCGAGGGCATGGGCTGGCTGCAGGACCTGGTGCTGGGCGACAACGCCGATGCGCGCCTGGCCCGGGTGCGTCGCTTCAGTGCCGTGGCGCGCGACCTGGGCCACGCCCCGGCCAGCCTGGCCATCGCCTGGTGCCTGCGCAATCCGAACGTGTCCAGTGTGATCCTCGGCGCCAGCCGGGTCAGCCAGCTGCTGCAGAACCTGCAGGCGCTGGACGTGCTGGCGCAGGTGGACGACGCCGGCTGGGCTCAGGTGGAAGCCGTATTCGCCTGA